The following proteins are co-located in the Microbacterium sp. SORGH_AS_0888 genome:
- a CDS encoding methionine synthase, with the protein MNVLLPTSIVGSLPKPSWLAQPETLWSPWKLSDDALAEGKRDALRAAVHEQRRRGIDIVSDGEQTRQHFVTTFIEHLDGVDFAQRETVRIRNRYDASVPTVVGAVSRERSVFVDDAAFLRQQTDAPIKWALPGPMTMIDTLYDRHYRSREKLAWEFAKILNQEARELEAAGVDIIQFDEPAFAVFFDEVRDWGVAALERAAEGLRAETVVHICYGYGIKANTEWKATLGAEWRQYEESFPLLQRSSIDIVSLESHHSRVPMELVELVRGKKVMLGALDVANEAIETPEEVADTLRRALRFVDPDKLMPSSNCGMAPLPREVALEKLTALSAGAAIVREELS; encoded by the coding sequence ATGAACGTCCTGTTGCCCACATCCATCGTCGGCAGCCTGCCCAAGCCGTCCTGGCTTGCGCAGCCCGAGACCCTGTGGTCGCCGTGGAAGCTCTCGGATGACGCCCTGGCCGAGGGCAAACGCGATGCGCTGCGCGCAGCGGTGCACGAACAGCGACGCCGCGGCATCGACATCGTCAGCGACGGAGAGCAGACCCGCCAGCACTTCGTGACGACGTTCATCGAACACCTCGACGGCGTCGACTTCGCGCAGCGCGAGACCGTCCGCATCCGGAACCGCTACGACGCGAGCGTGCCGACCGTCGTCGGCGCCGTCAGCCGCGAGCGATCCGTCTTCGTCGACGACGCCGCGTTCCTGCGACAGCAGACCGACGCACCGATCAAGTGGGCCCTCCCCGGACCGATGACGATGATCGACACGCTCTACGACCGTCACTACAGAAGCCGCGAGAAGCTCGCGTGGGAGTTCGCGAAGATCCTCAACCAGGAGGCGCGGGAGCTCGAGGCGGCCGGCGTCGACATCATCCAGTTCGACGAGCCCGCGTTCGCCGTGTTCTTCGACGAGGTGCGCGACTGGGGGGTCGCCGCGCTCGAGCGCGCGGCTGAAGGGCTCCGTGCGGAGACCGTCGTGCACATCTGCTACGGCTACGGGATCAAGGCGAACACGGAATGGAAGGCCACCCTCGGCGCGGAGTGGCGGCAGTACGAGGAGTCGTTCCCGCTGCTGCAGCGGTCCTCGATCGACATCGTGTCGCTGGAGTCGCACCACTCACGGGTCCCCATGGAGCTGGTCGAGCTCGTCCGCGGCAAGAAGGTCATGCTCGGAGCCCTGGATGTCGCGAACGAGGCGATCGAGACGCCCGAGGAGGTAGCCGACACCCTCCGGCGGGCGCTGCGGTTCGTCGATCCCGACAAGCTCATGCCGAGCTCGAACTGCGGCATGGCGCCCCTGCCCCGAGAGGTCGCGCTGGAGAAGCTCACCGCCCTGAGCGCGGGCGCCGCCATCGTTCGCGAGGAGCTGTCGTGA
- a CDS encoding helix-turn-helix domain-containing protein, whose translation MTSSPAATPEWAEFTRALGIELRRARDARGLTQETMAERAGISLYAYQQYERGAVTKNGAATNPRLATVLAICQALEVSIAQLLPPVPPLTAR comes from the coding sequence ATGACCTCCAGCCCCGCCGCGACACCGGAGTGGGCGGAGTTCACGCGAGCGCTCGGGATCGAGCTTCGACGCGCCCGCGACGCTCGAGGCCTCACGCAGGAGACCATGGCGGAACGGGCGGGAATCTCGCTGTACGCCTACCAGCAGTACGAGCGCGGTGCGGTGACGAAGAACGGGGCGGCGACCAACCCCCGCCTCGCCACCGTCCTGGCGATCTGTCAGGCGCTCGAGGTCAGCATCGCGCAGCTGCTCCCGCCCGTGCCGCCGCTGACCGCACGCTAG
- a CDS encoding SDR family NAD(P)-dependent oxidoreductase: protein MATSDYATRRHAVLITGGSDGIGLGLARRYLDGGHRVIVTGRRDGRLRAAAAAHPGLETFASDIGSPEARETLAAHIADVMPELDTIVNNAGVQRRVPLADDDEPWAEVRAEIEILFEGPMHLNRLLLPLLLRADRDVLIIDVTSGGAYMPQTFAPVYSASKAALHSYSVNLRWALAETRIGVTELIPPAVATSLAGDSDRHGADLGEFCDAVFPLLDGSRDEVGFGATASDLFRDLLERQNELFLMSAGRSPTRRYRPGRPRDRDEAQDASA from the coding sequence ATGGCAACATCAGACTACGCGACTCGCCGGCACGCCGTGCTGATCACCGGCGGCAGCGACGGCATCGGCCTGGGTCTCGCTCGCCGCTACCTCGACGGGGGTCACCGGGTGATCGTGACGGGCCGACGGGACGGGCGCCTTCGTGCGGCGGCCGCGGCTCATCCCGGACTCGAGACCTTCGCGAGCGACATCGGCTCGCCCGAGGCGCGAGAGACGCTCGCGGCGCACATCGCTGACGTGATGCCCGAGCTGGACACGATCGTCAACAACGCCGGAGTCCAGCGTCGTGTCCCGCTCGCGGACGACGACGAGCCGTGGGCTGAGGTGCGTGCGGAGATCGAGATCCTCTTCGAGGGGCCGATGCACCTCAACCGGCTGCTTCTCCCGCTGCTCCTTCGCGCCGATCGTGACGTACTCATCATCGACGTCACCTCCGGGGGTGCGTACATGCCGCAGACCTTCGCACCCGTGTACAGCGCGTCGAAGGCTGCGCTGCACAGCTACAGCGTCAACCTCAGATGGGCGCTCGCGGAGACGCGGATCGGGGTCACGGAGCTCATCCCTCCGGCGGTCGCGACGTCCCTCGCGGGGGACAGTGACCGGCACGGAGCCGATCTCGGCGAGTTCTGCGACGCGGTCTTCCCGCTGCTGGATGGCTCTCGAGACGAGGTGGGGTTCGGCGCCACGGCGTCCGACCTCTTCCGTGACCTGCTCGAACGCCAGAACGAGCTCTTCCTGATGTCCGCGGGCCGTTCGCCGACCCGGCGATACCGACCCGGGCGACCGCGCGACCGCGATGAGGCCCAGGACGCGAGCGCCTAG
- a CDS encoding MarR family winged helix-turn-helix transcriptional regulator, with product MSTKVLSRSETEQWEAWKRAQASVMGAVERAIETASGLSGPDFSVLTRLVELGDGALGQNQLASSLGWDRSRLSRQLARMAARGLLVSTAASGGAARRQIVATEEGRAKVSLARPAHAEAVRTALLRPSSVATDFWSGVRRLSDPADPVGG from the coding sequence ATGTCAACAAAAGTTCTGAGCCGGAGTGAGACCGAGCAGTGGGAGGCCTGGAAACGCGCACAGGCGAGTGTGATGGGCGCGGTCGAGCGGGCGATCGAGACGGCGTCCGGCTTGTCGGGACCGGACTTCTCCGTCCTCACCCGACTCGTCGAGCTCGGCGACGGAGCACTCGGCCAGAACCAGCTCGCCTCGTCGCTGGGCTGGGACCGAAGCCGACTGTCACGTCAGCTGGCGCGCATGGCCGCACGCGGTCTCCTCGTCAGCACGGCCGCATCGGGCGGCGCCGCCCGCCGGCAGATCGTCGCCACGGAAGAGGGCCGGGCCAAGGTCAGCCTGGCTCGGCCTGCGCATGCCGAGGCGGTTCGCACCGCACTGCTGCGACCCTCCTCGGTCGCGACCGACTTCTGGTCGGGCGTTCGGCGCCTCTCGGACCCGGCGGACCCCGTCGGCGGCTGA
- a CDS encoding adenylate/guanylate cyclase domain-containing protein: protein MTEDRTPANGRIRRRLGIQSRLLIMLMAVSLVSAGVVGVIGYVNGRDSLRDAVVDQLTAVRELRTGEISALIGEIQREASLATDNSSALDASAALNRGWDALAGAQLSAEQRDALTGYYRDTFLPKVQSATGETYADSAFVPDSAAGAYLQYWYTRQGGGTDAALSLLDPGDGSAYSAAHARAQGYFTDLVDTVGYEDVLVMNLDGNVVFSAYNGVELGTDLDKGPYRGSLLAKAYHDAIATNSVDTVITTDMESWLPSFGAATMWVVSPIGNANGITGAMALQIPVSWINDVMTGYDRWDSQGLGRTGEVYLAGTDGLMRSNSRSLIQDPSTYAQAVIDNGTPPDVANRIVAVGDTVIRQPVDQAAVQEAIAGKTGTMTSAQYIGSESITAYGPANIEGLDWVVVARMETSEAFAPVAEFTRNLVLSTLGLLLLVSVLALVLAQAFTRPVRRLADAVHRVSDGDYDVRVPVGGTDEMGELSRAFNEMAGTLRVKEDLIRHQRAENDRLLHTLMPDSLAERYREGEETIAEQHDDVTVVFAELLGFDDFSRSLDGHEETLALNELMRGFDEVAARTGVESVRTLRGGYLATCGLTVPRVDNARRAVEFALGMRETVRQFNDRTGASLDLRAGVHSGSVTSGLVARTTLAYDLWGDAVSLAGRVRRAVDEPGVYVSDAVHDRLHGLWEFVQAGTVDTAGTAGTVWRVEA, encoded by the coding sequence ATGACGGAGGACCGCACACCGGCCAACGGGCGGATACGCAGGAGGCTCGGCATCCAGTCGCGCCTGTTGATCATGTTGATGGCGGTGAGCCTCGTCAGCGCCGGCGTGGTGGGCGTCATCGGCTACGTCAACGGCCGCGACTCGCTCCGAGATGCCGTCGTCGACCAGCTCACCGCGGTGCGCGAGCTGCGCACGGGCGAGATCAGCGCGCTCATCGGGGAGATCCAGCGGGAGGCGTCGCTCGCGACCGACAACTCGAGCGCCCTCGACGCCTCGGCGGCGCTCAACCGCGGCTGGGACGCACTCGCCGGCGCGCAGCTGAGCGCCGAGCAGCGTGACGCGCTCACCGGCTACTACCGCGACACGTTCCTGCCGAAGGTCCAGTCCGCGACCGGTGAGACCTATGCCGACTCCGCTTTCGTCCCCGACTCCGCCGCGGGCGCCTATCTTCAGTACTGGTACACGCGCCAGGGCGGCGGGACGGATGCCGCGCTCTCGCTCCTGGACCCCGGCGACGGCAGCGCCTACTCCGCGGCGCACGCCCGGGCACAGGGCTATTTCACGGACCTCGTCGACACGGTCGGCTACGAGGACGTGCTGGTCATGAACCTCGACGGGAACGTGGTGTTCAGCGCCTACAACGGCGTCGAGCTCGGCACGGACCTCGACAAGGGGCCGTATCGCGGGAGTCTTCTCGCGAAGGCCTACCACGACGCGATCGCGACCAACTCGGTCGACACCGTCATCACGACGGACATGGAGAGCTGGCTGCCCTCGTTCGGCGCGGCGACCATGTGGGTCGTCTCGCCGATCGGCAACGCGAACGGCATCACCGGCGCCATGGCGCTCCAGATCCCCGTGTCCTGGATCAACGACGTCATGACCGGGTACGACCGGTGGGACTCCCAGGGGCTCGGTCGAACGGGCGAGGTGTACCTCGCCGGCACCGACGGACTCATGCGCTCCAACTCCCGGTCGCTGATCCAGGACCCGAGCACGTATGCCCAGGCCGTGATCGACAACGGCACGCCCCCGGATGTCGCGAACCGCATCGTCGCGGTCGGCGACACGGTCATCCGCCAGCCGGTCGATCAGGCGGCCGTACAGGAGGCGATCGCGGGCAAGACCGGGACGATGACGTCGGCCCAGTACATTGGCTCGGAGAGCATCACCGCCTACGGTCCGGCGAACATCGAAGGACTCGACTGGGTCGTCGTCGCCCGCATGGAGACCTCCGAGGCCTTCGCGCCGGTGGCGGAGTTCACCCGCAATCTCGTGCTCTCGACCCTCGGACTGCTGCTGTTGGTCAGCGTCCTCGCGCTCGTGCTCGCGCAGGCCTTCACCCGGCCGGTCCGCCGACTCGCGGATGCCGTGCACCGGGTGTCCGACGGCGACTACGACGTGCGCGTCCCCGTCGGCGGAACGGACGAGATGGGCGAGCTGTCGCGAGCGTTCAACGAGATGGCCGGAACCCTCCGCGTCAAGGAGGACCTCATCCGCCATCAACGTGCGGAGAACGACCGGTTGCTGCACACCCTCATGCCGGACAGCCTGGCCGAGCGCTATCGCGAGGGGGAGGAGACCATCGCCGAGCAGCACGACGACGTGACGGTCGTCTTCGCCGAGCTCCTCGGCTTCGACGACTTCTCGCGGTCGCTGGACGGACACGAGGAGACCCTCGCCCTCAACGAGCTCATGCGCGGCTTCGATGAGGTCGCGGCCCGCACGGGCGTCGAGTCCGTCCGCACGCTGCGCGGCGGGTACCTCGCGACCTGCGGCCTCACGGTGCCGCGCGTGGACAACGCGCGTCGTGCCGTCGAGTTCGCGCTGGGGATGCGAGAGACCGTGCGGCAGTTCAACGACCGCACGGGCGCATCGCTCGACCTGCGCGCGGGTGTGCACAGCGGGTCGGTCACGAGCGGCCTCGTCGCGCGCACCACGCTCGCGTACGACCTGTGGGGCGACGCGGTGAGCCTCGCCGGACGTGTGCGCCGCGCGGTCGACGAGCCCGGCGTCTACGTCAGCGACGCCGTGCACGATCGGCTCCACGGGCTGTGGGAGTTCGTGCAGGCGGGGACGGTGGACACCGCAGGCACGGCCGGGACGGTCTGGCGGGTCGAGGCGTGA
- a CDS encoding putative oxygenase MesX encodes MASEFTFRITTTRFDEDYSPSRSSRSTTNFANLARGEDRQQNLRNALTMIDRRFNDLARWDNPDGKRYTLEIDIVSVDLQFAAGGEDREFPLLEVLDIQILDRQTGARRHGIVGNNFSSYLRDFDFSVLLPAVNEAASGFTVPDDFGDLHGKLFQHFLDSDAYRERFSMPPVICISVSTSKTYRRTENTHPVLGVEYRQDEHSLTDEYFGKMGLRVRYFMPPGGVAPLAFYFRGDLLNDYSSLQLIGTISTMETFQKIYRPEIYNANSAAASIYRPSLEQGDFSRTQIDYDRVERAQLAVTQGAYAQEHFVKPHADVLAQWAAGYPALVG; translated from the coding sequence ATGGCGAGCGAGTTCACGTTCCGCATCACGACGACCCGCTTCGACGAGGACTATTCGCCGTCACGCAGCTCCCGCTCCACCACCAACTTCGCCAACCTCGCGCGGGGCGAGGACCGGCAGCAGAACCTCCGCAACGCCCTGACGATGATCGACCGGCGGTTCAACGACCTCGCGCGCTGGGACAACCCGGACGGGAAGCGCTACACCCTGGAGATCGACATCGTGTCGGTCGACCTGCAGTTCGCAGCAGGAGGGGAGGACCGCGAGTTCCCGCTGCTCGAGGTGCTCGACATCCAGATCCTCGATCGGCAGACCGGCGCACGCCGGCACGGCATCGTGGGGAACAACTTCTCGTCCTATCTCCGCGACTTCGACTTCAGCGTGCTGCTGCCGGCCGTCAACGAGGCCGCATCCGGGTTCACCGTTCCGGATGACTTCGGCGACCTCCACGGGAAGCTCTTCCAGCACTTCCTGGACTCCGACGCGTATCGGGAGCGCTTCTCGATGCCGCCCGTGATCTGCATCAGCGTCTCGACGAGCAAGACCTACCGTCGCACCGAGAACACCCACCCGGTGCTGGGCGTCGAGTACCGGCAGGACGAGCACTCCCTGACCGACGAGTACTTCGGGAAGATGGGGCTGCGGGTCCGCTACTTCATGCCGCCGGGAGGCGTCGCCCCGCTCGCGTTCTACTTCCGCGGCGACCTGCTGAACGACTACTCGTCCCTCCAGCTGATCGGCACGATCAGCACCATGGAGACGTTCCAGAAGATCTATCGCCCCGAGATCTACAACGCGAACTCCGCCGCGGCGAGCATCTACCGGCCGAGTCTGGAGCAGGGCGACTTCTCGCGCACGCAGATCGACTACGACCGTGTGGAGCGAGCTCAGCTCGCCGTGACGCAGGGGGCCTACGCGCAGGAGCACTTCGTGAAGCCGCACGCGGACGTCCTGGCGCAGTGGGCGGCCGGCTACCCGGCGCTCGTCGGTTGA
- a CDS encoding GlxA family transcriptional regulator, whose product MTPPVADDAVRAVFLLAPGVQLLDVAGPAHVFGGVAEATGRRWELSYVADRPLVDSHQGVPLHADTLLPALTARDLVVVPGWHIDDDARAPFASSTLAWVRAHHDRGGAVMSVCAGAFALAEAGLLDGRRATTHHDLQDELARRFPAVRVSRDVLYASDGSVHTSAGIASGIDLALHLVAQQYGARAASRIARAMVVFARRNGHEPQESVMLRHRDHLDDLVHRAQDVLDDRFAERVPLELLAREVRASERTVTRAFVRALGMTPLRYQQLLRREHAERLIAAGESVEAAARAVGFDDARMLRRLRSAAAQ is encoded by the coding sequence ATGACACCGCCCGTCGCCGACGACGCGGTCCGTGCCGTGTTCCTGCTGGCGCCGGGCGTGCAGCTGCTCGACGTGGCCGGGCCCGCGCACGTCTTCGGCGGCGTGGCGGAGGCGACGGGCCGCCGCTGGGAGCTCTCCTACGTCGCCGACAGGCCTCTCGTCGACTCGCACCAGGGCGTGCCCCTGCATGCGGACACGCTGCTTCCCGCGCTCACCGCACGTGACCTCGTCGTGGTGCCGGGCTGGCACATCGACGACGACGCACGCGCACCGTTCGCCTCGTCCACCCTGGCCTGGGTCCGGGCGCACCACGACCGGGGCGGGGCCGTCATGAGCGTCTGCGCGGGCGCGTTCGCCCTGGCCGAGGCGGGACTCCTCGACGGCAGGCGCGCCACGACCCACCACGACCTGCAGGACGAGCTGGCCCGCCGGTTCCCGGCGGTCCGTGTGAGCCGCGACGTCCTCTACGCGAGCGACGGCAGCGTGCACACCTCGGCGGGGATCGCGAGCGGAATCGACCTCGCGCTGCACCTGGTCGCGCAGCAGTACGGCGCCCGCGCGGCGTCACGGATCGCTCGCGCGATGGTCGTGTTCGCGCGGCGCAACGGCCACGAGCCGCAGGAGAGCGTGATGCTGCGGCATCGCGACCATCTCGACGACCTCGTCCACCGCGCGCAGGACGTCCTCGACGACCGCTTCGCCGAGCGCGTGCCGCTCGAGCTGCTCGCGCGGGAGGTGCGCGCGAGCGAGCGGACCGTGACGCGCGCGTTCGTGCGCGCGCTGGGCATGACGCCGCTGCGTTACCAGCAGCTGCTGCGGCGGGAGCACGCGGAGCGCCTCATCGCCGCGGGCGAGAGCGTCGAGGCGGCAGCGCGCGCGGTCGGGTTCGACGACGCCCGGATGCTGCGGCGTCTGCGCTCGGCCGCGGCGCAATGA
- a CDS encoding DUF1992 domain-containing protein yields the protein MGEDPRIESARYRAAQEARADGGEAEAPSEPAASRRPTARDRAMYVETVIQQAIRRGDFDDLPGSGKPIEGLGDHHDPDWWIRRKIRNEQLTGLGPPALMLRVEHAEFAERTDAFSREADVREYVEDFNRRVVEARRQLLGGPPVVTPTHDVGAEVAAWRERRTARAAAARDDPIEEPRPRRGLFRRR from the coding sequence ATGGGTGAGGACCCGCGGATCGAGTCGGCGCGGTATCGGGCCGCGCAGGAGGCGCGCGCGGACGGTGGCGAGGCCGAGGCGCCTTCCGAGCCGGCCGCATCCCGGCGTCCCACCGCGCGCGACCGCGCGATGTATGTCGAGACGGTCATCCAGCAGGCGATCCGGCGCGGCGACTTCGACGATCTGCCGGGCTCGGGCAAACCGATCGAGGGGCTCGGCGATCACCACGACCCGGACTGGTGGATCCGACGCAAGATCCGCAACGAGCAGCTGACGGGACTCGGCCCTCCCGCCCTCATGCTGCGCGTCGAGCACGCCGAGTTCGCGGAGCGGACGGATGCGTTCTCCCGCGAGGCGGACGTGCGCGAGTACGTCGAGGACTTCAACCGACGTGTCGTCGAGGCGCGTCGACAGCTGCTCGGCGGCCCGCCGGTCGTGACCCCGACGCACGACGTGGGAGCCGAGGTCGCCGCCTGGCGCGAGCGGCGCACCGCTCGCGCGGCGGCGGCCCGTGACGACCCGATCGAGGAGCCTCGCCCGCGCCGCGGTCTGTTCCGCCGACGTTAG
- a CDS encoding phosphatase PAP2 family protein, with protein MSTPSRADVRRAHSRARATGILRPSRHPAAVLVTAVVAVALLTALGFVLRSHPIDLALSQRLNTLHTGAIGAISNAAYAVISPVPAIAITVVLTGVVWAASRQLRVAVAFAVVVAATWIPSDLVKLLVHRPRPDVALMTYPFSPVQPDPSYPSGHTVFIVTLVIAVILLLRGTRWLPVGVAVGAVLIALVGAALSIDAVHYPTDVAASIVWALAVAPAARLIWVDWLTPRIPFLR; from the coding sequence ATGTCGACACCCTCGCGCGCGGACGTGCGCCGTGCCCATTCCCGTGCCCGGGCGACCGGCATCCTCCGCCCGTCGCGGCATCCGGCGGCGGTGCTCGTCACGGCGGTCGTCGCCGTCGCGCTGCTGACCGCGCTGGGCTTCGTGCTGCGCTCGCACCCGATCGACCTGGCGTTGTCGCAACGGCTCAACACGCTGCACACCGGCGCGATCGGCGCGATCTCGAACGCGGCGTACGCCGTCATCAGCCCGGTGCCGGCGATCGCGATCACGGTCGTGCTGACGGGCGTGGTGTGGGCGGCGAGCAGACAGCTGCGTGTCGCCGTGGCGTTCGCGGTCGTCGTCGCCGCAACCTGGATCCCGTCCGATCTCGTCAAGCTCCTCGTGCATCGGCCGCGTCCCGACGTCGCGCTCATGACGTATCCGTTCTCGCCGGTTCAGCCCGATCCGTCCTACCCGAGCGGGCACACCGTCTTCATCGTCACGCTCGTGATCGCCGTGATCCTCCTGCTCCGGGGCACGCGCTGGCTGCCGGTCGGCGTCGCGGTGGGGGCCGTGCTCATCGCGCTCGTCGGGGCGGCGCTGTCGATCGACGCCGTGCACTATCCGACCGACGTGGCCGCCTCGATCGTGTGGGCGCTCGCGGTCGCGCCCGCGGCGCGGCTGATCTGGGTCGACTGGCTGACGCCCCGCATCCCGTTCCTGCGCTGA
- a CDS encoding LysR family transcriptional regulator — protein MPRRSSGISLQQLQSFIEVAAEGSISAAADLLYISQPTMSAAMKDLEARVGRALLVRSARGVTLTTEGVEFLGYARQVVEQVALLEQRYLGRPPSRRLLGVSTQHYSFAVDAFVRMVRASGAAEYEFSLRETRTWDIIEDVRTLRSEVGILYRNDFNRNVIDKLLRDSGLSFHALFFAEPHIFVSRKNPLASRDRVGLEDLAGLPRLTFDQGANNSFYFAEEILSTLSSAQEIRVSDRATIFNLMIGLDGYTISTGIISDDLDPEIVAVPLDVDERIEIGWIGHSAIPLTDQANRYLEEVRAVVAGFGVPLLD, from the coding sequence ATGCCCAGGCGGTCCAGCGGCATCTCGCTGCAGCAGCTCCAGTCCTTCATCGAGGTCGCGGCGGAGGGCTCGATCAGCGCGGCCGCCGACCTCCTCTACATCTCCCAGCCGACGATGTCCGCGGCGATGAAGGACCTCGAGGCCCGCGTCGGCCGCGCTCTTCTCGTCCGCTCGGCCCGCGGGGTCACTCTCACGACCGAGGGAGTGGAGTTCCTCGGGTACGCGCGCCAGGTCGTCGAGCAGGTCGCACTCCTCGAACAGCGCTACCTGGGTCGACCGCCATCGCGCCGCCTGCTGGGGGTGTCGACGCAGCACTACTCCTTCGCGGTCGACGCGTTCGTCCGCATGGTCAGGGCCAGCGGGGCGGCCGAGTACGAGTTCTCGCTCCGCGAGACCCGGACCTGGGACATCATCGAGGACGTCCGCACGCTCCGCAGCGAGGTCGGCATCCTCTACCGGAACGACTTCAACCGGAACGTCATCGACAAGCTACTCCGAGACTCCGGGCTCTCGTTCCACGCGCTCTTCTTCGCCGAGCCGCACATCTTCGTCTCCCGGAAGAACCCGCTCGCCTCCCGCGATCGCGTGGGTCTCGAGGATCTGGCCGGTCTGCCGCGGCTCACGTTCGACCAGGGAGCGAACAACTCGTTCTACTTCGCCGAGGAGATCCTCTCCACGCTCTCGAGCGCACAGGAGATCCGGGTCTCCGATCGGGCGACGATCTTCAACCTCATGATCGGGCTCGACGGCTACACGATCTCGACCGGCATCATCAGCGACGACCTCGACCCGGAGATCGTCGCGGTGCCCCTGGATGTCGACGAGCGCATCGAGATCGGCTGGATCGGCCACTCCGCGATCCCGCTCACGGACCAGGCGAACCGCTACCTCGAGGAGGTGCGGGCCGTCGTCGCCGGATTCGGCGTGCCGCTGCTCGACTGA
- a CDS encoding isochorismatase family protein has protein sequence MTIALIVIDVQESFRQRPSWEQVSNPLIVERVNTLVHAARAGGRPVFWIWHAEPGSGSVFDPVAGWVRPIAGLDVRDDEPQVTKTSANAFTTTNLAQQLTGAGVDEIMVCGIQTERCCETTTRVAADLGYAADFVTAATATFPIQRPDTGETLDAAAVVERTEYALAGRFARVVGVDTAVQLLRAA, from the coding sequence ATGACCATCGCCCTGATCGTGATCGACGTCCAAGAGTCCTTCCGCCAGCGTCCCTCCTGGGAGCAGGTGTCGAACCCGCTGATCGTGGAGCGGGTGAACACGCTCGTCCACGCGGCACGGGCGGGCGGGCGCCCCGTCTTCTGGATCTGGCACGCCGAACCGGGCAGCGGCTCGGTCTTCGACCCCGTGGCGGGCTGGGTGCGCCCGATCGCGGGCCTCGACGTCCGTGACGACGAGCCGCAGGTCACCAAGACCTCGGCCAACGCCTTCACGACGACGAACCTGGCGCAGCAGCTCACGGGAGCCGGTGTTGACGAGATCATGGTCTGCGGCATCCAGACCGAGCGGTGCTGCGAGACGACGACGCGGGTCGCCGCCGACCTCGGGTACGCCGCGGACTTCGTGACCGCGGCGACGGCGACGTTCCCGATCCAGCGCCCCGACACCGGCGAGACGCTGGATGCGGCGGCGGTCGTCGAACGCACGGAGTACGCCCTCGCGGGGCGCTTCGCCCGAGTGGTCGGCGTCGACACGGCCGTCCAGCTGCTGCGAGCGGCATGA